The following proteins are co-located in the Thermus tengchongensis genome:
- a CDS encoding phosphate-starvation-inducible PsiE family protein → MSQDFLLSLYRRATRLVFNLVVVALLIGLFVGVGRTFMELGLTLTEPTVRLGLKELVTNVLSLVIVLELVRVFVEYFELERVRLEVLLEIGVALALRELLLLLFAEKLSGLDLFFWTLGILALVAGRTLAVQFSPRR, encoded by the coding sequence ATGAGCCAGGATTTTCTGCTCTCCCTTTACCGAAGGGCCACCCGCCTGGTCTTCAACCTGGTGGTGGTGGCCCTCCTCATCGGGCTTTTTGTGGGGGTGGGGCGCACCTTCATGGAGCTGGGTCTCACCCTTACGGAACCCACGGTGCGCCTGGGCCTGAAGGAGCTGGTCACCAACGTCCTCAGTTTGGTCATCGTGTTGGAGCTGGTGCGGGTCTTCGTAGAGTACTTCGAGCTGGAAAGGGTGCGCCTCGAGGTCCTCCTGGAGATCGGGGTGGCCCTGGCCCTGCGGGAACTTCTTCTCCTCCTTTTCGCCGAAAAGCTCTCTGGGCTGGACCTCTTCTTCTGGACCCTGGGCATCCTGGCCCTGGTGGCCGGGCGCACCCTGGCCGTACAGTTCTCGCCGAGGAGGTAG
- a CDS encoding DUF1931 family protein — translation MLMKAAEFEKLFRLAAGLDVDKNDLKRLSDFLRNKVYDLLVVAERHAKYNGRDIILEPDLPLTKGLQETLKEFRTMDTTLELTPVLDALAALPPLDLEISEDVRNLLPEVAGALVVAYARVLKELDPKLKNPQTEHHERAERVFNLLL, via the coding sequence ATGTTGATGAAAGCAGCCGAGTTTGAAAAGCTCTTCCGCCTAGCGGCGGGACTGGACGTGGACAAGAACGACCTCAAACGCCTTTCCGACTTTCTGAGGAACAAGGTCTACGACCTTCTAGTGGTGGCCGAGCGCCACGCCAAGTACAACGGCCGGGACATCATCCTTGAGCCCGACCTTCCCCTCACCAAGGGGCTCCAGGAAACCCTCAAGGAGTTCCGGACCATGGACACCACCCTGGAGCTCACACCCGTGCTGGACGCCTTAGCCGCTTTACCCCCCCTAGACCTGGAGATCTCCGAGGACGTGCGTAACCTGCTTCCCGAGGTGGCCGGGGCCCTGGTGGTGGCTTACGCCCGGGTACTCAAGGAGCTGGATCCCAAGCTCAAAAACCCCCAGACCGAGCACCACGAGCGGGCCGAGCGGGTTTTCAACCTCCTGCTCTAG
- a CDS encoding Hsp20/alpha crystallin family protein encodes MLEKLWPFGRNRVRKAFEEALEKAFKETGELLEPLSELQEHEDHYLLRVEVPGLGPENLEVRLEGDQLVVEGEKREEKRTKHLSEIVYGRIYRAYLLPKDAKKEGLEAKLHKGVLEVRIPREKRPPEPPVRIPVQEG; translated from the coding sequence ATGTTGGAGAAGCTTTGGCCCTTCGGCCGGAACCGGGTGCGCAAGGCCTTTGAGGAAGCTTTGGAAAAGGCCTTTAAGGAGACGGGGGAGCTCCTGGAGCCCCTTTCCGAGTTGCAGGAGCACGAGGACCACTACCTCCTCCGGGTGGAGGTGCCGGGCTTGGGCCCCGAGAACCTGGAGGTGCGCCTGGAAGGGGACCAGCTGGTGGTGGAGGGAGAAAAGCGGGAGGAAAAGCGCACCAAGCACCTCTCAGAAATCGTCTACGGCAGGATCTACCGCGCTTATCTCCTCCCCAAGGACGCCAAGAAGGAAGGCCTCGAGGCCAAGCTCCACAAGGGCGTGCTGGAGGTGAGAATCCCCCGGGAGAAGCGCCCCCCTGAGCCTCCGGTGAGGATCCCCGTGCAAGAAGGCTAA
- a CDS encoding metallophosphoesterase family protein: MRRTTRYILATSNPMGDLEALEKLVKLAPDTGADALALVGNLMPKTAKSRDYAAFFRILSEAHLPTAYIPGPQDAPIWEYLREAANIELVRPEMRNVHETFTFWKGPYLVAGVGGEITDDGEPEEHEALRYPAWVAEYHLKALWDLKDYPKIFLFYTNPYHKGLGEGGSHEVAHLVKTHNPLVVITAGKGQKHEMLGASWVVVPGDLSEGEYSLLDLRARKLETGNVR; this comes from the coding sequence ATGCGGCGGACCACGCGGTACATCCTGGCCACTTCCAACCCCATGGGCGACCTCGAGGCCCTGGAGAAGCTGGTGAAGCTGGCCCCGGACACTGGGGCAGACGCCCTCGCCCTGGTGGGCAACCTCATGCCCAAGACGGCGAAAAGCCGCGACTACGCCGCCTTCTTCCGCATCCTTTCCGAGGCTCATCTCCCCACCGCCTACATCCCCGGGCCCCAGGACGCCCCCATCTGGGAATACCTCCGGGAGGCTGCCAACATCGAGCTGGTGCGGCCCGAGATGCGCAACGTCCACGAGACCTTCACCTTCTGGAAGGGACCCTACCTGGTGGCCGGAGTAGGCGGGGAGATCACCGATGACGGCGAGCCCGAGGAACACGAAGCCCTGCGCTACCCCGCCTGGGTGGCGGAATACCACCTGAAGGCCCTTTGGGACCTGAAGGACTACCCCAAGATCTTCCTCTTCTACACCAATCCCTACCACAAGGGCCTTGGGGAAGGGGGGTCCCATGAGGTGGCCCACCTGGTCAAGACCCACAACCCCCTCGTGGTGATCACCGCCGGTAAGGGGCAGAAGCACGAGATGCTGGGGGCAAGCTGGGTGGTGGTGCCGGGCGACCTCTCCGAGGGTGAGTACAGCCTCCTGGACCTGCGGGCGAGGAAGCTGGAAACCGGAAACGTGCGCTAG
- a CDS encoding Hsp20/alpha crystallin family protein: protein MVRFDPFRELEELQERLARAFGATPQQGPRVYAPPVDVLEDEAGLHVLVYLPGVDPEKVEVVAEEGVLSVKAERPFEKRENVTYHRLEGPYGTFARNFNVPSTFDLSRVQARFRHGVLHLLVPKAEESKPKRIQVQVE, encoded by the coding sequence ATGGTGCGGTTTGATCCTTTCAGGGAGCTGGAGGAGTTGCAGGAGCGTTTGGCAAGGGCCTTCGGCGCCACCCCCCAGCAGGGGCCCAGGGTGTACGCCCCGCCGGTGGACGTGCTGGAGGACGAGGCAGGCCTGCACGTGCTGGTCTACCTCCCTGGGGTGGACCCCGAGAAGGTGGAGGTGGTGGCCGAGGAAGGCGTGCTTTCCGTGAAGGCGGAGCGGCCCTTCGAGAAGCGGGAGAACGTGACCTACCACCGCCTGGAAGGCCCCTACGGTACCTTCGCCCGGAACTTCAACGTGCCCAGCACCTTTGACCTCTCCCGGGTGCAGGCCCGCTTCCGCCACGGGGTCTTGCACCTCCTCGTGCCCAAGGCCGAGGAAAGCAAGCCCAAGAGGATCCAGGTGCAGGTGGAATAG
- a CDS encoding VLRF1 family aeRF1-type release factor, with translation MIGKEDVRRIKESLALKEGPILSLYLDINPAKPENSNRAYALRAKDAMKALGVPKELQERVLEVLKNQVLEAKTAVFFVGEKLFETLLLQVELPLVSSLKTTFLGEEEHRLLTDGALAHYGEPFLLPLLYALDEYERYGVVYLDQERWRVFEIFLGEVAEVGDAFLALDTEAWRRLSLDAPGRRFHLGGISRGGAGQDLFAKRLAAWEERFYKTLSHELEKMVQEKGFTRLVLMGPEEHTKLFLGYLPKRLKERVVALLPSLPHPGATPGEVLKRLEPVLEEAERRGEVELLKKLEEAYPKAVFGPEVLERVQEGRVELWVLPWHLDQAVYACDGVFFPEEARALAYCQNPEAKPLALILPELAAGYAAKLEFVRGEAEKELLERGGMAALLRW, from the coding sequence ATGATCGGGAAGGAAGACGTTCGGCGTATCAAGGAAAGCCTGGCCCTCAAGGAAGGGCCGATCCTCTCCCTCTACTTGGACATCAACCCCGCCAAGCCGGAAAACAGCAACCGGGCCTACGCCCTAAGGGCCAAGGACGCCATGAAGGCCCTGGGGGTGCCCAAAGAACTCCAGGAAAGGGTCCTGGAGGTATTGAAGAACCAGGTCCTCGAGGCCAAGACCGCCGTGTTCTTCGTGGGAGAAAAGCTCTTTGAAACCCTGCTCCTCCAGGTGGAGCTCCCCTTGGTCTCCAGCCTCAAAACCACCTTCCTGGGAGAGGAAGAGCATCGCCTCCTCACGGACGGCGCCCTGGCTCACTACGGCGAACCCTTCCTCCTGCCCCTTCTCTATGCCCTGGACGAGTACGAGCGCTACGGCGTGGTCTACTTGGACCAGGAGCGCTGGCGGGTCTTCGAGATCTTCTTGGGCGAGGTGGCGGAGGTGGGCGACGCCTTCTTGGCCCTGGACACGGAAGCCTGGCGCAGGCTCTCCCTGGACGCCCCCGGGCGGCGCTTCCACCTGGGGGGCATCTCCCGGGGCGGAGCCGGCCAGGACCTCTTCGCCAAGCGCCTGGCCGCCTGGGAGGAGCGCTTTTACAAGACCCTGAGCCACGAGCTGGAAAAGATGGTCCAGGAAAAAGGGTTCACCCGCCTGGTGCTCATGGGTCCGGAGGAGCACACCAAGCTCTTCCTGGGTTACCTGCCCAAGCGCCTGAAGGAAAGGGTGGTCGCCCTCCTGCCCTCCTTGCCCCACCCTGGGGCCACGCCGGGCGAGGTGCTCAAGCGGCTGGAGCCCGTTTTGGAGGAAGCGGAGCGCCGGGGAGAGGTAGAACTCCTGAAGAAGCTTGAAGAGGCCTATCCCAAGGCGGTCTTTGGCCCGGAGGTCTTGGAAAGGGTTCAGGAGGGCCGGGTGGAGCTCTGGGTGCTTCCCTGGCACCTGGACCAGGCCGTGTACGCTTGCGATGGCGTGTTCTTCCCCGAAGAGGCCAGGGCCTTGGCCTACTGCCAGAACCCCGAGGCCAAGCCCCTGGCCCTGATCCTGCCCGAACTGGCGGCGGGCTACGCCGCCAAGCTGGAGTTCGTGCGGGGAGAAGCGGAGAAGGAGCTTCTGGAGCGCGGGGGCATGGCCGCGCTCCTGAGGTGGTGA
- a CDS encoding ferritin family protein, with protein sequence MDVVEVLKKAYQDELLDALRAERAAEGVPYPHLKALLLEVAKRERAHAEALAEALHRRKVPIPPTPRVEEAGWEAMLRLLSEEGFDRAYYLESTFPDPELEALFTRLGQEESLNQEAVRKVVALLGGGL encoded by the coding sequence ATGGACGTGGTGGAGGTGCTCAAGAAGGCCTACCAGGACGAACTTTTGGACGCCCTTCGGGCGGAGAGGGCCGCGGAGGGGGTGCCCTATCCCCACCTGAAGGCCCTTCTCCTGGAGGTGGCCAAGCGGGAGCGGGCCCACGCCGAGGCCCTGGCGGAGGCTCTCCACCGCCGGAAGGTTCCCATTCCACCCACCCCTAGGGTGGAGGAAGCCGGATGGGAGGCCATGCTCCGCCTTCTCTCCGAGGAGGGCTTTGACCGGGCCTACTACCTGGAAAGCACCTTCCCCGACCCGGAACTGGAGGCCCTCTTCACCCGGTTGGGCCAGGAGGAGAGCCTCAACCAAGAGGCCGTGCGCAAGGTGGTGGCCCTTTTGGGAGGTGGTCTATGA